A region of Columba livia isolate bColLiv1 breed racing homer unplaced genomic scaffold, bColLiv1.pat.W.v2 Scaffold_82, whole genome shotgun sequence DNA encodes the following proteins:
- the LOC135575286 gene encoding alpha-2-macroglobulin-like protein 1 isoform X3: MRTAILLSLLLHMTAAFHQLHYLVVIPADLRYTSTQVACLHITCYEAKLQVNLVLECSAGHKLLVQETIQKEKTFMCTKFWVAPPADGTEEIATVKLIITGEGVSIEENKKVLIRKASSGTFIQTDKTIYQPGQTVKFRIVTLDEEFMALNDSISLFVQDPKNNQIEQWLNVLPQDGIADLSFQLSDEPLLGTYIINVTSAKACGSFSVEDYVLPKFEVTFEAPNQIYALDKTFPLRVCGRYTYGKRIQGIVHVSLCQKIAPFLPSASKPDLCQEFSNQTDEMGCFFTNVTLSSFTRDFRYYQDSIVAEASLVENGTDIYVNASHKLLISKIGGTALFADVKSYYHTGEMYRGKIKVIDYQGKALKHKKVLLLVSCSEQQFKQEYITGDSGTASFSLNTTAWNSTLASLEAIVLHQDLDIEPGTADLSYQRASHFIRPFYSTSRSFVSIVRVPETMPCGKKQAVQVDFRIYQEDLEHGPKRVIFSYFVTGKRGIVHAGQKTVWVGLPRMLKGLFSIPLTFSLISAPAPRLVIYVIFPNGKIIADSAILSVSMCFRNKVELGFSTPETLPDSQVGLHMLAAPGSTCAVWAVDQSALLLKPRKELSSSLIYGLFPSVYNSRYPRQVSEDDNSCGFPNSDEPDVFTAFREMGLKIMTNTNIRKPRVCPTTSSTTMLQERALFTSRPILLFAQPHKAYNTEHLTASMYQPTMFSPVSSAEEKVHKHFPKTWIWDLYSVGSSGNKNITVTVPNAITEWKVGMFCTGRDGFGLAPTSSLLVFKPFLVELSLPSSVVKGETFLLKATVFNYLQRCMKIQVTLEEFDHFQLKPCKGCVYSSCLCAKEAKTFQWSITAEQLGHMNITVSTEAVATEELCGEEIPYVPNQGQKDMMTKLLLVRPEGVLVERARSSILCPKKGNPAQESVSLKLPLNVVEGSVRATISVTGDLMGTALQNMDHLVQMPHGCGEQNMVLFAPVVYLLQYLKKTRQLTPEIKERATGFLRNGYQIQLQYQHPDGSYSEFGTKDEYGNTWLTAFVVKCFVQAKPYIFLDNRTIQMALTWLELHQLPNGCFRNVGQLFHTAMKGGVDGEAPLAAYITAAYLEAGESPENTVVRKALDCIASSLPEAASTYTQALLAYTFALAKDSQRTQELLDILDRKAIRTGGQIHWSQTSSKPRPSTSTWSQPLSLDVELTAYVLLALLSKPNTTGSDLTTASGIVSWLTRQQNAYGGFASTQDTVVALQALAKYAALTYDTEGVAEVRVRSQRGFGRKFQVSYQNRLLVQEAALTEVPGKFLVQAHGSCCVFTRMVLRYNMPSPQVSTSFALQVKTKPVNCTEDDTHSVTVYVNVRYTGKRATSGMVIVEVSLLSGFVLAPGSQMSLQHWHPVRRTENTQGGVAIYLDKLSHESETYVLHLEREIGVTNLKPGHVRVYDYYHPEEQALADYNVFCI; this comes from the exons ATGAGGACAGCCATCCTCCTGAGCCTTCTGTTGCACATGACAGCTGCTTTTCACCAACT ACATTACCTGGTGGTGATCCCTGCAGACCTCCGCTACACATCCACCCAAGTTGCCTGCCTTCATATCACCTGTTACGAAGCAAAGCTTCAAGTGAATCTGGTCCTGGAGTGCTCTGCAGGACATAAGCTTTTAGTGCAAGAAACCATCCAGAAGGAGAAGACTTTCATGTGCACTAAGTTCTGG GTTGCACCTCCAGCTGACGGCACAGAAGAGATTGCCACTGTCAAACTGATCATAACAGGTGAAGGGGTCAGTATTGAGGAGAACAAAAAGGTCCTGATTCGCAAGGCCAGCAGCGGCACCTTCATCCAAACAGACAAGACCATCTATCAACCAGGGCAGACAG TGAAATTTCGCATTGTGACTCTGGATGAGGAATTCATGGCACTCAACGATTCG ATTTCCCTGTTTGTCCAG GACCCTAAGAACAACCAGATAGAGCAATGGCTGAATGTGCTTCCCCAAGATGGCATTGCAGATCTGTCTTTCCAGCTAAGTGATGAGCCTCTGCTAGGGACATATATCATCAATGTAACCAGTGCAAAAGCGTGTGGCAGCTTCTCCGTTGAGGACTATG TGCTGCCAAAATTTGAAGTGACCTTTGAAGCGCCAAATCAGATTTATGCACTAGATAAAACCTTCCCACTCCGGGTATGTGGCAG ATACACCTATGGGAAACGCATCCAAGGCATAGTTCATGTGAGCCTTTGTCAGAAGATAGCCCCGTTTCTGCCCAGTGCTTCCAAACCTGATCTCTGTCAGGAATTCAGCAATCAG ACAGATGAGATGGGTTGCTTCTTCACAAATGTGACTCTGTCTTCCTTCACTCGAGACTTTCGGTACTATCAGGACAGCATAGTTGCAGAGGCCTCGCTGGTGGAGAATGGCACAG ACATATATGTCAATGCTTCCCACAAATTACTCATCTCCAAGATTGGCGGCACGGCCTTGTTTGCTGATGTGAAGTCTTACTACCACACTGGAGAGATGTACAGGGGGAAG ATTAAAGTCATCGACtaccaaggcaaggcattgAAGCACAAAAAAGTCCTTCTTCTAGTAAGCTGCAGTGAGCAGCAATTTAAGCAGGAGTATATCACTGGGGACTCTGGGACAGCTTCATTTAGCCTGAACACGACTGCTTGGAACAGCACCTTGGCCTCCCTGGAG GCAATTGTCCTGCATCAAGATTTGGATATAGAGCCTGGGACAGCTGATTTGAGTTACCAGCGGGCCTCTCATTTCATACGTCCTTTCTACAGCACCAGCAGGAGTTTTGTCTCTATTGTTCGTGTGCCAGAAACGATGCCCTGTGGTAAAAAGCAGGCTGTCCAGGTGGACTTCAGAATTTACCAGGAGGACCTGGAACATGGGCCCAAGCGTGTCATTTTCTCCTACTTT GTCACAGGGAAAAGAGGGATAGTCCATGCAGGTCAGAAGACTGTTTGGGTTGGGCTGCCAAGAA TGCTGAAAGGCTTATTTTCCATCCCTCTTACCTTCAGCTTGATCTCTGCACCAGCTCCAAGACTTGTAATTTATGTTATCTTCCCTAATGGAAAAATCATCGCTGATTCTGCCATCCTCAGTGTTTCCATGTGTTTCAGAAATAAG GTGGAGCTGGGCTTCTCAACGCCCGAGACCCTTCCTGATTCACAGGTTGGTCTCCACATGCTGGCAGCTCCTGGGTCCACATGTGCTGTCTGGGCTGTGGATCAGAGCGCCCTTTTACTGAAGCCAAGAAAAGAGCTCAGCAGCTCCTTG aTCTATGGACTGTTCCCATCTGTTTATAACTCCAGGTATCCTCGACAAGTGTCTGAAGATGATAATTCATGCGGGTTCCCAAATTCTGATGAACCTGATGTGTTTACAGCATTCAGg gaaaTGGGGTTGAAAATTATGACCAACACCAATATCAGGAAGCCCAGAGTGTGTCCAACCACTTCATCGACAACCATGCTGCAAGAAAGAGCATTGTTTACTTCCAGGCCCATTTTGTTGTTTGCCCAGCCCCATAAAGCATATAACA CAGAGCATCTGACAGCATCTATGTATCAGCCCACTATGTTTTCACCTGTTTCTTCAGCTGAAGAGAAAGTACACAAGCATTTCCCCAAAACCTGGATATGGGATTTGTATTCTGTGGG TTCCAGTGGAAACAAGAATATTACCGTCACTGTGCCTAATGCCATCACAGAATGGAAAGTGGGGATGTTCTGCACAGGACGTGATGGCTTTGGACTTGCTCCAACCTCCAGTCTGCTTGTGTTCAAGCCCTTCCTTGTGGAGCTCAGCCTGCCGTCTTCTGTGGTCAAGGGTGAGACCTTCCTCTTGAAGGCCACAGTCTTCAACTACCTGCAGCGATGCATGAAG ATCCAAGTGACCCTGGAAGAGTTTGATCACTTCCAGCTGAAGCCATGCAAAGGCTGTGTCTACAGCAGCTGCTTATGTGCCAAGGAAGCTAAGACCTTTCAGTGGAGCATCACAGCTGAGCAACTGG GGCACATGAACATCACCGTCAGCACAGAGGCTGTGGCCACTGAAGAGCTCTGTGGTGAAGAGATACCATATGTCCCAAATCAAGGACAGAAAGACATGATGACCAAACTCCTTCTAGTCCGG CCAGAGGGAGTCTTGGTAGAAAGGGCTCGCAGCTCCATCCTGTGTCCCAAAAAAG GGAATCCAGCACAGGAGTCTGTGTCCCTGAAGTTGCCTCTAAATGTGGTTGAAGGTTCAGTCAGAGCCACAATCTCAGTCACAG GTGACCTCATGGGGACAGCACTGCAGAACATGGATCACTTGGTGCAGATGCCCCATGGCTGTGGGGAGCAGAACATGGTGCTGTTTGCCCCTGTTGTCTATTTACTGCAGTACCTGAAGAAGACGAGGCAACTGACCCCTGAGATCAAGGAGAGGGCTACAGGATTCCTGCGCAATG GATACCAGATACAGCTGCAGTATCAACACCCTGATGGTTCCTACAGTGAATTTGGTACCAAGGATGAGTATGGTAATACTTG gctgactgcatttgtGGTTAAATGCTTTGTGCAAGCCAAGCCATACATTTTTCTGGACAACAGGACCATTCAAATGGCTCTCACCTGGCTGGAGCTCCACCAGCTGCCCAATGGCTGCTTCAGAAATGTGGGCCAGCTTTTCCACACAGCCATGAAG GGAGGTGTGGATGGGGAAGCCCCCTTGGCTGCCTACATCACTGCTGCATACTTGGAGGCAGGAGAGTCACCAGAG AATACAGTGGTGCGCAAAGCTCTGGACTGTATCGCTTCTTCCCTTCCTGAAGCTGCCAGCACTTACACACAGGCCCTGCTGGCCTACACCTTTGCCCTGGCTAAGGACTCTCAACGCACACAAGAACTACTTGACATACTTGATCGAAAGGCAATCAGAACAG GTGGGCAGATCCACTGGAGTCAGACCTCATCCAAGCCCAGACCCAGTACCAGCACTTGGTCACAGCCACTGTCTCTGGATGTGGAGTTGACAGCCTATGTCCTCTTGGCCCTGCTCTCCAAGCCTAATACCACAGGGTCTGATCTCACCACAGCCTCGGGCATTGTGTCCTGGCTCACCAGGCAGCAGAATGCCTATGGAGGATTTGCCTCAACACAG gaCACAGTAGTTGCCTTGCAGGCCTTGGCTAAGTATGCAGCACTGACGTACGACACAGAAGGGGTTGCAGAAGTGAGGGTGAGGTCCCAGAGAGGATTTGGGAGGAAGTTCCAAGTCTCCTACCAGAACCGGCTATTGGTGCAGGAGGCAGCACTAACAGAAGTCCCAGGAAAGTTCTTAGTGCAGGCCCATGGCAGCTGTTGTGTCTTTACTCGG ATGGTGCTGAGGTACAACATGCCTTCCCCACAGGTCTCCACATCCTTTGCCTTGCAAGTGAAAACCAAGCCTGTCAATTGCACTGAGGATGATACACACTCTGTTACTGTCTATGTCAATGTCAG GTACACTGGGAAGAGAGCCACTTCCGGCATGGTGATTGTGGAGGTGTCCCTACTGTCTGGATTCGTGCTGGCTCCAGGATCCCAGATGTCT CTGCAGCATTGGCACCCTGTGAGAAGAACCGAGAATACACAAGGAGGTGTTGCCATCTACTTGGACAAA tTGAGCCATGAGTCTGAGACATATGTCCTGCATCTAGAGCGGGAGATTGGGGTGACCAACCTGAAGCCAGGCCATGTCAGGGTCTATGACTACTACCATCCAG AGGAGCAGGCCCTGGCTGATTATAATGTCTTCTGCATCTGA
- the LOC135575286 gene encoding alpha-2-macroglobulin-like protein 1 isoform X4 has translation MRTAILLSLLLHMTAAFHQLHYLVVIPADLRYTSTQVACLHITCYEAKLQVNLVLECSAGHKLLVQETIQKEKTFMCTKFWVAPPADGTEEIATVKLIITGEGVSIEENKKVLIRKASSGTFIQTDKTIYQPGQTVKFRIVTLDEEFMALNDSISLFVQDPKNNQIEQWLNVLPQDGIADLSFQLSDEPLLGTYIINVTSAKACGSFSVEDYVLPKFEVTFEAPNQIYALDKTFPLRVCGRYTYGKRIQGIVHVSLCQKIAPFLPSASKPDLCQEFSNQTDEMGCFFTNVTLSSFTRDFRYYQDSIVAEASLVENGTDIYVNASHKLLISKIGGTALFADVKSYYHTGEMYRGKIKVIDYQGKALKHKKVLLLVSCSEQQFKQEYITGDSGTASFSLNTTAWNSTLASLEAIVLHQDLDIEPGTADLSYQRASHFIRPFYSTSRSFVSIVRVPETMPCGKKQAVQVDFRIYQEDLEHGPKRVIFSYFVTGKRGIVHAGQKTVWVGLPRMLKGLFSIPLTFSLISAPAPRLVIYVIFPNGKIIADSAILSVSMCFRNKVELGFSTPETLPDSQVGLHMLAAPGSTCAVWAVDQSALLLKPRKELSSSLIYGLFPSVYNSRYPRQVSEDDNSCGFPNSDEPDVFTAFREMGLKIMTNTNIRKPRVCPTTSSTTMLQERALFTSRPILLFAQPHKAYNTEHLTASMYQPTMFSPVSSAEEKVHKHFPKTWIWDLYSVGSSGNKNITVTVPNAITEWKVGMFCTGRDGFGLAPTSSLLVFKPFLVELSLPSSVVKGETFLLKATVFNYLQRCMKIQVTLEEFDHFQLKPCKGCVYSSCLCAKEAKTFQWSITAEQLGHMNITVSTEAVATEELCGEEIPYVPNQGQKDMMTKLLLVRPEGVLVERARSSILCPKKGNPAQESVSLKLPLNVVEGSVRATISVTGDLMGTALQNMDHLVQMPHGCGEQNMVLFAPVVYLLQYLKKTRQLTPEIKERATGFLRNGYQIQLQYQHPDGSYSEFGTKDEYGNTWLTAFVVKCFVQAKPYIFLDNRTIQMALTWLELHQLPNGCFRNVGQLFHTAMKGGVDGEAPLAAYITAAYLEAGESPENTVVRKALDCIASSLPEAASTYTQALLAYTFALAKDSQRTQELLDILDRKAIRTGGQIHWSQTSSKPRPSTSTWSQPLSLDVELTAYVLLALLSKPNTTGSDLTTASGIVSWLTRQQNAYGGFASTQDTVVALQALAKYAALTYDTEGVAEVRVRSQRGFGRKFQVSYQNRLLVQEAALTEVPGKFLVQAHGSCCVFTRMVLRYTGKRATSGMVIVEVSLLSGFVLAPGSQMSLQHWHPVRRTENTQGGVAIYLDKLSHESETYVLHLEREIGVTNLKPGHVRVYDYYHPDLSCCVAEEQALADYNVFCI, from the exons ATGAGGACAGCCATCCTCCTGAGCCTTCTGTTGCACATGACAGCTGCTTTTCACCAACT ACATTACCTGGTGGTGATCCCTGCAGACCTCCGCTACACATCCACCCAAGTTGCCTGCCTTCATATCACCTGTTACGAAGCAAAGCTTCAAGTGAATCTGGTCCTGGAGTGCTCTGCAGGACATAAGCTTTTAGTGCAAGAAACCATCCAGAAGGAGAAGACTTTCATGTGCACTAAGTTCTGG GTTGCACCTCCAGCTGACGGCACAGAAGAGATTGCCACTGTCAAACTGATCATAACAGGTGAAGGGGTCAGTATTGAGGAGAACAAAAAGGTCCTGATTCGCAAGGCCAGCAGCGGCACCTTCATCCAAACAGACAAGACCATCTATCAACCAGGGCAGACAG TGAAATTTCGCATTGTGACTCTGGATGAGGAATTCATGGCACTCAACGATTCG ATTTCCCTGTTTGTCCAG GACCCTAAGAACAACCAGATAGAGCAATGGCTGAATGTGCTTCCCCAAGATGGCATTGCAGATCTGTCTTTCCAGCTAAGTGATGAGCCTCTGCTAGGGACATATATCATCAATGTAACCAGTGCAAAAGCGTGTGGCAGCTTCTCCGTTGAGGACTATG TGCTGCCAAAATTTGAAGTGACCTTTGAAGCGCCAAATCAGATTTATGCACTAGATAAAACCTTCCCACTCCGGGTATGTGGCAG ATACACCTATGGGAAACGCATCCAAGGCATAGTTCATGTGAGCCTTTGTCAGAAGATAGCCCCGTTTCTGCCCAGTGCTTCCAAACCTGATCTCTGTCAGGAATTCAGCAATCAG ACAGATGAGATGGGTTGCTTCTTCACAAATGTGACTCTGTCTTCCTTCACTCGAGACTTTCGGTACTATCAGGACAGCATAGTTGCAGAGGCCTCGCTGGTGGAGAATGGCACAG ACATATATGTCAATGCTTCCCACAAATTACTCATCTCCAAGATTGGCGGCACGGCCTTGTTTGCTGATGTGAAGTCTTACTACCACACTGGAGAGATGTACAGGGGGAAG ATTAAAGTCATCGACtaccaaggcaaggcattgAAGCACAAAAAAGTCCTTCTTCTAGTAAGCTGCAGTGAGCAGCAATTTAAGCAGGAGTATATCACTGGGGACTCTGGGACAGCTTCATTTAGCCTGAACACGACTGCTTGGAACAGCACCTTGGCCTCCCTGGAG GCAATTGTCCTGCATCAAGATTTGGATATAGAGCCTGGGACAGCTGATTTGAGTTACCAGCGGGCCTCTCATTTCATACGTCCTTTCTACAGCACCAGCAGGAGTTTTGTCTCTATTGTTCGTGTGCCAGAAACGATGCCCTGTGGTAAAAAGCAGGCTGTCCAGGTGGACTTCAGAATTTACCAGGAGGACCTGGAACATGGGCCCAAGCGTGTCATTTTCTCCTACTTT GTCACAGGGAAAAGAGGGATAGTCCATGCAGGTCAGAAGACTGTTTGGGTTGGGCTGCCAAGAA TGCTGAAAGGCTTATTTTCCATCCCTCTTACCTTCAGCTTGATCTCTGCACCAGCTCCAAGACTTGTAATTTATGTTATCTTCCCTAATGGAAAAATCATCGCTGATTCTGCCATCCTCAGTGTTTCCATGTGTTTCAGAAATAAG GTGGAGCTGGGCTTCTCAACGCCCGAGACCCTTCCTGATTCACAGGTTGGTCTCCACATGCTGGCAGCTCCTGGGTCCACATGTGCTGTCTGGGCTGTGGATCAGAGCGCCCTTTTACTGAAGCCAAGAAAAGAGCTCAGCAGCTCCTTG aTCTATGGACTGTTCCCATCTGTTTATAACTCCAGGTATCCTCGACAAGTGTCTGAAGATGATAATTCATGCGGGTTCCCAAATTCTGATGAACCTGATGTGTTTACAGCATTCAGg gaaaTGGGGTTGAAAATTATGACCAACACCAATATCAGGAAGCCCAGAGTGTGTCCAACCACTTCATCGACAACCATGCTGCAAGAAAGAGCATTGTTTACTTCCAGGCCCATTTTGTTGTTTGCCCAGCCCCATAAAGCATATAACA CAGAGCATCTGACAGCATCTATGTATCAGCCCACTATGTTTTCACCTGTTTCTTCAGCTGAAGAGAAAGTACACAAGCATTTCCCCAAAACCTGGATATGGGATTTGTATTCTGTGGG TTCCAGTGGAAACAAGAATATTACCGTCACTGTGCCTAATGCCATCACAGAATGGAAAGTGGGGATGTTCTGCACAGGACGTGATGGCTTTGGACTTGCTCCAACCTCCAGTCTGCTTGTGTTCAAGCCCTTCCTTGTGGAGCTCAGCCTGCCGTCTTCTGTGGTCAAGGGTGAGACCTTCCTCTTGAAGGCCACAGTCTTCAACTACCTGCAGCGATGCATGAAG ATCCAAGTGACCCTGGAAGAGTTTGATCACTTCCAGCTGAAGCCATGCAAAGGCTGTGTCTACAGCAGCTGCTTATGTGCCAAGGAAGCTAAGACCTTTCAGTGGAGCATCACAGCTGAGCAACTGG GGCACATGAACATCACCGTCAGCACAGAGGCTGTGGCCACTGAAGAGCTCTGTGGTGAAGAGATACCATATGTCCCAAATCAAGGACAGAAAGACATGATGACCAAACTCCTTCTAGTCCGG CCAGAGGGAGTCTTGGTAGAAAGGGCTCGCAGCTCCATCCTGTGTCCCAAAAAAG GGAATCCAGCACAGGAGTCTGTGTCCCTGAAGTTGCCTCTAAATGTGGTTGAAGGTTCAGTCAGAGCCACAATCTCAGTCACAG GTGACCTCATGGGGACAGCACTGCAGAACATGGATCACTTGGTGCAGATGCCCCATGGCTGTGGGGAGCAGAACATGGTGCTGTTTGCCCCTGTTGTCTATTTACTGCAGTACCTGAAGAAGACGAGGCAACTGACCCCTGAGATCAAGGAGAGGGCTACAGGATTCCTGCGCAATG GATACCAGATACAGCTGCAGTATCAACACCCTGATGGTTCCTACAGTGAATTTGGTACCAAGGATGAGTATGGTAATACTTG gctgactgcatttgtGGTTAAATGCTTTGTGCAAGCCAAGCCATACATTTTTCTGGACAACAGGACCATTCAAATGGCTCTCACCTGGCTGGAGCTCCACCAGCTGCCCAATGGCTGCTTCAGAAATGTGGGCCAGCTTTTCCACACAGCCATGAAG GGAGGTGTGGATGGGGAAGCCCCCTTGGCTGCCTACATCACTGCTGCATACTTGGAGGCAGGAGAGTCACCAGAG AATACAGTGGTGCGCAAAGCTCTGGACTGTATCGCTTCTTCCCTTCCTGAAGCTGCCAGCACTTACACACAGGCCCTGCTGGCCTACACCTTTGCCCTGGCTAAGGACTCTCAACGCACACAAGAACTACTTGACATACTTGATCGAAAGGCAATCAGAACAG GTGGGCAGATCCACTGGAGTCAGACCTCATCCAAGCCCAGACCCAGTACCAGCACTTGGTCACAGCCACTGTCTCTGGATGTGGAGTTGACAGCCTATGTCCTCTTGGCCCTGCTCTCCAAGCCTAATACCACAGGGTCTGATCTCACCACAGCCTCGGGCATTGTGTCCTGGCTCACCAGGCAGCAGAATGCCTATGGAGGATTTGCCTCAACACAG gaCACAGTAGTTGCCTTGCAGGCCTTGGCTAAGTATGCAGCACTGACGTACGACACAGAAGGGGTTGCAGAAGTGAGGGTGAGGTCCCAGAGAGGATTTGGGAGGAAGTTCCAAGTCTCCTACCAGAACCGGCTATTGGTGCAGGAGGCAGCACTAACAGAAGTCCCAGGAAAGTTCTTAGTGCAGGCCCATGGCAGCTGTTGTGTCTTTACTCGG ATGGTGCTGAG GTACACTGGGAAGAGAGCCACTTCCGGCATGGTGATTGTGGAGGTGTCCCTACTGTCTGGATTCGTGCTGGCTCCAGGATCCCAGATGTCT CTGCAGCATTGGCACCCTGTGAGAAGAACCGAGAATACACAAGGAGGTGTTGCCATCTACTTGGACAAA tTGAGCCATGAGTCTGAGACATATGTCCTGCATCTAGAGCGGGAGATTGGGGTGACCAACCTGAAGCCAGGCCATGTCAGGGTCTATGACTACTACCATCCAG ATCTCTCCTGTTGTGTTGCAGAGGAGCAGGCCCTGGCTGATTATAATGTCTTCTGCATCTGA